Proteins found in one Paraburkholderia caballeronis genomic segment:
- the argF gene encoding ornithine carbamoyltransferase: protein MTSRNIRHYLQFKDFSLDDYDYVLERARILKRKFKNYETYHPLHDRTLAMIFEKNSTRTRLSFEAGIFQLGGHAVFMSTRDTQLGRGEPIEDAAQVISRMVDIIMIRTFGQDIIQRFAENSRVPVINGLTNEYHPCQVLADIFTYYEHRGPIRGKTVAWVGDANNMLYTWIQAAQILDFKLRLSTPPGYRLDRALVAPESAPFVDEFDDPHLACDGADLVTTDVWTSMGFEAENEARKKAFADWCVDAEMMARAKPDALFMHCLPAHRGEEVSAEVIDGPQSVVWDEAENRLHVQKALMEYLLLGKLNH, encoded by the coding sequence ATGACTTCCCGGAACATTCGCCACTACCTGCAGTTCAAGGATTTCTCGCTCGACGATTACGATTACGTGCTTGAGCGAGCGCGCATCCTGAAGCGCAAATTCAAGAACTACGAGACGTATCACCCGCTGCACGACCGCACGCTCGCGATGATCTTCGAGAAGAATTCGACGCGCACGCGCCTGTCGTTCGAAGCGGGGATCTTCCAGCTCGGCGGCCACGCGGTGTTCATGAGCACGCGCGACACGCAGCTCGGCCGCGGCGAGCCGATCGAGGACGCCGCGCAGGTGATCTCGCGGATGGTCGACATCATCATGATCCGCACGTTCGGCCAGGACATCATCCAGCGCTTCGCGGAAAACTCGCGCGTGCCGGTGATCAACGGGCTGACGAACGAGTACCACCCGTGCCAGGTGCTCGCGGACATCTTCACGTACTACGAGCATCGCGGCCCGATTCGCGGCAAGACGGTCGCGTGGGTCGGCGACGCCAATAACATGCTGTACACGTGGATCCAGGCCGCGCAGATTCTCGACTTCAAGCTGCGGCTGTCGACGCCGCCCGGCTATCGGCTCGACCGCGCGCTCGTCGCACCGGAAAGCGCGCCGTTCGTCGACGAGTTCGACGATCCGCACCTCGCGTGCGACGGCGCCGATCTCGTGACCACCGACGTGTGGACCAGCATGGGCTTCGAGGCGGAAAACGAGGCGCGCAAGAAGGCGTTCGCCGACTGGTGCGTCGATGCCGAAATGATGGCGCGCGCGAAGCCGGACGCGCTTTTCATGCACTGTCTGCCCGCGCATCGCGGCGAGGAAGTGAGCGCCGAAGTGATCGACGGTCCGCAGAGCGTCGTGTGGGACGAAGCGGAAAACCGTCTGCATGTGCAGAAGGCGCTGATGGAATATCTGCTGCTCGGCAAGCTGAATCACTGA
- a CDS encoding argininosuccinate synthase, giving the protein MSDIKKVVLAYSGGLDTSVILKWLQDNYDAEVVTFTADIGQGEELEPARKKALQLGIKQENIFIDDLREEFVRDFVFPMFRANALYEGEYLLGTSIARPLIAKRQIEIARATGAQAVSHGATGKGNDQVRFELGYYALEPGIKVIAPWREWDLLSREKLLAYAEKAGIPIDMKHRQGGAPYSMDANLLHISFEGRHLEDPKAEAEEDMWRWTVSPEQAPDAAEYVDIEYEHGDPVAINGKRVSPAEALTELNRLGSKHGIGRLDLVENRYVGMKSRGCYETPGGTIMLKGHRGIESITLDREVAHLKDDLLARYAALIYNGYWWSPERRALQVLIDHTQQNVNGWVRVKLYKGSVSVVARDSKDTLFDKTIATFDDDGGAYNQADAGGFIKLNALRMRIAENARRQRNK; this is encoded by the coding sequence ATGAGCGATATCAAGAAAGTCGTGCTCGCCTACTCGGGCGGTCTCGACACCTCCGTCATCCTGAAGTGGTTGCAGGACAACTACGACGCGGAAGTCGTCACCTTCACCGCCGACATCGGCCAGGGCGAAGAACTGGAGCCGGCACGCAAGAAAGCGCTGCAACTCGGCATCAAGCAGGAAAACATCTTCATCGACGATCTGCGCGAAGAGTTCGTGCGCGACTTCGTGTTCCCGATGTTCCGCGCGAACGCGCTGTACGAAGGCGAATATCTGCTCGGCACGTCGATCGCGCGTCCGCTGATCGCGAAACGCCAGATCGAGATCGCGCGCGCCACCGGCGCGCAGGCCGTCTCGCACGGCGCCACCGGCAAGGGCAACGACCAGGTCCGCTTCGAACTCGGCTATTACGCGCTCGAACCGGGCATCAAGGTGATCGCCCCGTGGCGCGAGTGGGATCTGCTGTCGCGCGAGAAGCTGCTCGCGTACGCGGAAAAGGCCGGCATTCCGATCGACATGAAGCACCGCCAGGGCGGCGCGCCGTATTCGATGGATGCGAACCTGCTGCACATCTCGTTCGAGGGCCGTCACCTCGAAGACCCGAAGGCGGAAGCCGAGGAAGACATGTGGCGCTGGACGGTGTCGCCGGAACAGGCGCCGGACGCCGCCGAATACGTGGACATCGAGTACGAGCACGGCGACCCGGTTGCGATCAACGGCAAGCGCGTGAGCCCGGCCGAGGCGCTGACCGAACTGAACCGTCTCGGCAGCAAGCACGGCATCGGCCGCCTCGACCTCGTCGAGAACCGCTACGTCGGCATGAAGTCGCGCGGCTGTTATGAAACGCCGGGCGGCACGATCATGCTGAAGGGGCACCGCGGCATCGAGTCGATCACGCTCGACCGCGAAGTCGCGCATCTGAAGGACGATCTGCTCGCGCGTTATGCGGCGCTGATTTACAACGGCTACTGGTGGAGCCCGGAGCGCCGCGCGCTGCAGGTGCTGATCGACCACACGCAGCAGAACGTGAACGGCTGGGTGCGCGTGAAGCTGTACAAGGGCAGCGTGTCGGTCGTCGCGCGCGATTCGAAGGACACGCTGTTCGACAAGACGATCGCGACGTTCGACGACGACGGCGGCGCCTACAACCAGGCCGACGCCGGCGGGTTCATCAAGCTGAACGCACTGCGTATGCGG
- a CDS encoding DUF3579 domain-containing protein, which yields MAEAPPTEYFIQGITSSGKRFRPSDWSERLAGVMSSFGPKASVNARGPNAYLRYSLYVRPTMIGDLKCVVLDSRLRDIEPMAFNFVMNFAKDNDLVVTEACELPIGHAAQQREPR from the coding sequence ATGGCCGAAGCACCCCCAACCGAATACTTCATTCAGGGCATTACCAGCAGCGGGAAGCGGTTTCGACCTAGCGACTGGTCCGAGCGTCTGGCGGGTGTGATGTCATCTTTCGGGCCGAAGGCGTCGGTGAATGCGCGGGGGCCAAACGCCTATCTCCGATATTCGCTGTACGTGCGGCCGACGATGATCGGCGACCTCAAGTGCGTGGTGCTCGACTCCCGGTTGCGTGACATCGAGCCGATGGCGTTCAACTTCGTGATGAACTTCGCGAAGGACAACGATCTCGTCGTGACCGAAGCGTGTGAACTGCCGATCGGACACGCGGCGCAGCAACGCGAACCACGCTGA